Proteins encoded together in one Polaribacter reichenbachii window:
- a CDS encoding hemolysin family protein, protein MEVELIIIIISILLSAFFSGMEIAFVSANKMHIELEKKREGFIPKILTKITQKSSKFITTMLVGNNISLVIYSYYMGEFLIRFIPTNSFNEFSLLLLQTVISTIIILITAEFLPKAIFRIYANEVLKIFAFPAYIFYNLFHFFSEFISMISDFFLRVFFKTNADEQQTEFSKEELGIYINEQLETGNDDNEMDSEIQIFQNALVFQNVKAREVMVPRTEIISVEMHETVSNLKNLFIETGLSKILVYKTSLDDVVGYVNAFELFKKPKTIKSILLPLEIVPESMMINDILNTLMKKRKSVAVVVDEYGGTSGIITVEDIVEELFGEIEDEHDSQEFLEEKISEDTFKFSARLEVDYLNEEYDLNIPKSEAYETLGGFIIEHTENIPEEKELIDIKGFKIKILKMSGAKINEISIKVSNNED, encoded by the coding sequence ATGGAGGTTGAACTCATAATTATCATTATATCAATCTTACTATCTGCATTCTTTTCAGGTATGGAAATTGCATTTGTTTCTGCGAACAAAATGCACATAGAATTAGAAAAGAAAAGAGAAGGTTTTATACCTAAAATACTTACTAAAATTACTCAAAAATCATCAAAATTTATTACCACAATGTTGGTAGGTAATAATATTTCTTTAGTGATTTATAGTTATTATATGGGCGAATTTCTAATCAGATTTATCCCAACCAATTCTTTTAATGAATTTTCTTTATTACTCTTACAAACTGTAATTTCTACAATAATTATATTAATTACTGCAGAGTTTTTACCTAAAGCAATTTTTAGAATTTATGCCAACGAAGTTTTAAAAATCTTTGCTTTTCCTGCTTATATTTTCTACAACTTATTTCATTTTTTCTCTGAATTTATTTCAATGATTTCAGACTTTTTTCTGCGTGTATTCTTTAAAACAAATGCAGATGAACAACAGACTGAATTTAGCAAAGAAGAACTTGGTATTTATATAAACGAGCAATTAGAAACAGGTAATGATGATAATGAAATGGATTCAGAAATTCAAATATTTCAAAATGCATTAGTTTTTCAGAATGTAAAGGCGAGAGAAGTTATGGTGCCAAGAACAGAGATTATTTCTGTAGAAATGCATGAAACAGTTTCTAATTTAAAAAACCTTTTTATAGAAACTGGTTTATCTAAAATTTTGGTATATAAAACTTCTTTAGATGATGTAGTTGGTTATGTAAACGCATTTGAACTTTTTAAAAAACCAAAAACAATTAAATCAATTTTATTGCCTTTAGAAATAGTGCCAGAATCTATGATGATTAATGATATTCTGAACACTTTAATGAAAAAACGTAAAAGTGTTGCAGTAGTTGTAGATGAATATGGTGGTACTTCTGGTATAATTACTGTAGAAGATATTGTAGAAGAATTGTTTGGTGAAATTGAAGATGAACACGATTCTCAAGAGTTTTTAGAAGAAAAAATTAGTGAAGATACCTTTAAATTTTCAGCAAGGTTAGAAGTAGATTATTTAAATGAAGAGTACGATTTAAATATCCCTAAATCTGAAGCTTACGAAACTTTAGGTGGTTTTATTATAGAGCACACAGAAAATATACCAGAAGAAAAAGAATTAATTGATATTAAGGGTTTTAAAATTAAAATCCTAAAAATGAGTGGTGCAAAAATAAACGAGATTTCAATTAAAGTTTCTAATAACGAAGATTAA
- the lptC gene encoding LPS export ABC transporter periplasmic protein LptC, which yields MSIKNKILLQSTAVFLTVVFFSCSKDTQKARDFLADKNLPIGTSKDAYHVYKDSGRVTSKLITPIMLDFSNRQDHPYREFPSGIKIINFENKGQDSVTIIGDYALSYAVTSISEIKGNVVVINHTDNSRLETDQLFWDQKTKYFVSEKAFKLTKENDTIFGIGFESKDDLTKHLAKKTTGKLETSEE from the coding sequence ATGAGTATTAAAAATAAAATATTATTACAAAGCACTGCTGTTTTTTTAACAGTAGTGTTTTTTTCTTGTTCTAAAGATACCCAAAAAGCTAGAGATTTTTTGGCTGATAAAAATTTGCCTATTGGTACTTCTAAAGACGCATACCACGTTTATAAAGATTCAGGTAGAGTTACATCTAAATTAATAACACCAATAATGTTAGATTTTAGTAATAGGCAAGATCATCCTTACAGAGAATTCCCATCTGGAATTAAGATAATTAATTTCGAAAATAAAGGGCAAGATTCTGTTACTATTATAGGAGATTATGCGCTTTCTTATGCTGTAACATCAATCTCAGAAATTAAAGGAAATGTGGTTGTAATTAACCATACAGATAATTCTAGGTTAGAAACAGATCAATTATTTTGGGATCAGAAAACAAAATATTTTGTATCAGAAAAAGCTTTTAAGCTTACTAAAGAAAATGATACTATCTTTGGTATAGGTTTTGAATCGAAAGATGATCTTACCAAACACCTGGCGAAAAAAACAACAGGTAAATTAGAAACTTCAGAAGAGTAG
- a CDS encoding tetratricopeptide repeat protein, whose protein sequence is MKKITFLLAVTAFLVTAKTNAQEDATRDCQIKYNLFRGDFKSKKYDEAFVNWTYLMENCQDLSVNIYKNGSTLAEDVKKDPVLAKKVYEQRLKYFPEHHDTKNNLAKAHSDYATYLIKNKLASDAEIFTILETAYKISPKDMSVKNIYKYFQGVTDKYKDVEPQKVFDTYDDVIESVGEKLDDYTKKIIKLTGDSTKVLSAKEKRYLRAYTINSKALGQVEGGLDNIISEIATCERLIPIYQRDFEANKSNAVWLRRAVSRMFNKGCQEDPLFETLAKAYAEATPSPDSYSFYAGILEKNGDASGAAAMRQKAFDLETDPLKKAKTKLKFAQAALARGQKSKARSLAREALKFNPNYGKAYLLIGRAYQTSVNSCGSDEFEKRMVYAAALRQAQRASAVDPSISSTARKYIATYRANLPSKKVIFTKGATIGSNYTIKCWIGETVKVASSGK, encoded by the coding sequence ATGAAGAAAATTACGTTTTTATTAGCTGTTACAGCATTTTTGGTTACAGCAAAAACAAATGCACAAGAAGACGCAACTAGAGATTGTCAAATTAAGTACAACCTTTTTAGAGGAGATTTTAAGTCTAAAAAATACGATGAGGCCTTTGTAAATTGGACTTACCTAATGGAAAACTGTCAAGATTTATCAGTAAACATTTATAAGAATGGTTCAACTTTAGCAGAAGATGTTAAAAAAGATCCAGTTTTAGCTAAAAAAGTTTATGAGCAAAGACTTAAATATTTTCCTGAGCACCACGATACTAAAAATAACCTTGCAAAAGCACACAGTGATTATGCAACTTATTTAATCAAAAATAAATTGGCTTCTGATGCTGAGATTTTTACTATTCTAGAAACTGCTTATAAGATTTCTCCAAAGGATATGAGTGTAAAGAATATTTACAAATATTTTCAAGGAGTTACAGATAAATATAAAGATGTTGAGCCACAAAAAGTTTTTGATACTTATGATGATGTAATTGAATCTGTAGGTGAAAAATTAGATGATTATACTAAAAAAATCATTAAACTTACAGGAGATTCTACAAAAGTATTAAGCGCAAAAGAAAAAAGATATTTAAGAGCTTACACTATTAACTCTAAAGCTTTAGGTCAAGTAGAAGGTGGTTTAGATAATATTATTTCTGAAATTGCTACTTGCGAGAGATTAATACCAATTTATCAAAGAGATTTCGAAGCGAATAAATCTAATGCAGTTTGGTTAAGAAGAGCTGTATCAAGAATGTTTAACAAAGGTTGTCAAGAAGATCCTTTATTCGAAACTTTAGCTAAAGCATATGCAGAAGCAACTCCATCTCCAGATTCATATTCATTTTATGCTGGAATTTTAGAGAAAAATGGCGATGCAAGTGGGGCAGCTGCAATGAGACAAAAAGCGTTTGACTTAGAAACAGATCCTTTAAAGAAAGCGAAAACAAAATTAAAATTTGCTCAAGCTGCGTTAGCTAGAGGTCAAAAATCTAAGGCGAGAAGTTTAGCAAGAGAGGCTTTAAAATTCAATCCTAACTATGGTAAAGCATATTTATTAATTGGTAGAGCATACCAAACAAGTGTAAATAGTTGTGGTTCTGATGAGTTTGAAAAAAGAATGGTATATGCTGCAGCGTTAAGACAAGCACAAAGAGCATCTGCTGTAGATCCTAGTATTTCTTCTACAGCTAGAAAGTATATTGCAACTTATAGAGCTAACTTACCAAGTAAAAAAGTAATTTTTACAAAAGGAGCTACAATAGGTTCAAATTATACAATTAAATGTTGGATTGGAGAAACTGTTAAGGTTGCTTCAAGTGGCAAATAA
- a CDS encoding type III pantothenate kinase, translated as MNLIIDVGNTRVKVAVFEQDKIVELLVFNKNRIISEVKKILKKYQIDDAIMSSVSSISSKKIEKLRELVSITLVSSTITTPFKNLYSTPKTLGVDRIALVFGAVIKYPNKNTLVIDAGTCITFDFVNKEKEYLGGAISPGVEMRYKSLHQLTAKLPLLEKKKPENFIGNSTKESINSGVVNGVIQEIEGVIQQYKKKYLDLTVVLTGGDTNFLSKQLKSSIFANQNFLLEGLNEILIFNKNK; from the coding sequence ATGAACCTGATTATTGATGTTGGTAATACCCGAGTAAAAGTTGCTGTTTTTGAGCAAGATAAAATTGTTGAATTACTAGTTTTTAATAAAAATAGAATTATATCCGAAGTAAAAAAAATATTAAAAAAATATCAAATTGATGATGCAATTATGTCTTCTGTATCTTCAATTTCATCAAAAAAGATAGAAAAGCTTCGAGAATTAGTGTCAATAACACTTGTTTCATCTACTATTACAACTCCTTTTAAAAATTTGTATAGCACTCCAAAAACTTTAGGAGTAGATAGAATTGCATTGGTTTTTGGAGCAGTAATTAAATATCCGAATAAAAATACGCTAGTAATTGATGCTGGTACTTGTATTACTTTCGATTTTGTAAATAAAGAAAAAGAATATTTAGGAGGTGCAATTTCGCCAGGTGTAGAAATGAGATATAAATCATTACACCAACTTACTGCTAAATTACCACTATTAGAAAAGAAAAAACCTGAAAATTTTATTGGCAATAGTACAAAAGAAAGTATTAATTCTGGAGTTGTAAATGGTGTAATTCAAGAAATTGAGGGTGTAATACAGCAATACAAAAAGAAATATTTAGATTTAACAGTGGTTTTAACAGGTGGGGACACAAATTTCTTGTCAAAACAATTAAAAAGTAGCATATTTGCCAATCAAAATTTTCTCCTTGAAGGATTAAATGAAATATTGATTTTTAACAAAAACAAATGA
- a CDS encoding DUF1569 domain-containing protein encodes MKKELLLIQKHLGDIDKVNLKISKANVGWHLDHTLKVINSVSDFLIKSEPKEYKKTFHLLRSITFAVGAFPRGKAKAPKKVLPPKNILKEDIEHQLKLAYENIKLIKELEDHKNFMHPIFKQLNKQQTFKFLKIHTNHHLKIVKSILK; translated from the coding sequence ATGAAAAAAGAATTGTTATTAATACAAAAGCATTTGGGTGATATTGATAAAGTAAATTTAAAAATATCAAAAGCTAATGTTGGTTGGCATTTAGATCATACTTTAAAAGTTATAAATAGTGTTTCAGATTTTTTAATTAAATCAGAGCCTAAAGAGTATAAGAAAACGTTTCACCTTTTAAGAAGCATAACATTTGCTGTAGGAGCTTTTCCAAGAGGTAAGGCAAAAGCACCTAAAAAAGTACTACCGCCAAAAAATATTTTAAAAGAAGATATAGAACATCAATTAAAATTAGCCTATGAAAATATAAAGTTGATAAAAGAATTGGAGGATCATAAAAATTTTATGCATCCAATATTTAAGCAATTAAACAAACAGCAAACTTTTAAATTCTTAAAAATACACACCAACCATCATTTAAAAATTGTAAAAAGTATTTTAAAATAA
- a CDS encoding pseudouridine synthase → MNSNKNSSRRRQEGKKSTPLNRKSTKKEYKKIKPTQKTDETSGVRLNKYIANSGICSRREADTYIEHGSVEVNGKLVTEMGYKVQPNDVVRFDGTAISPEQKKYILLNKPKNYITTMDDDRGRKTVMELIANASKERIYPVGRLDRNTTGLLLFTNDGDLAKKLTHPKHNVRKLYHASLDRKLDLKDLEKLRGEVIIEGRKVFIDAVSYVNGEPKTEIGIEIHSGRNRIVRKIFEHVGYKVNKLDRVIFAELTKKNLPRGRWRELTNLEVTNLQIMK, encoded by the coding sequence ATGAATTCAAATAAAAACTCGTCGCGAAGACGACAAGAGGGAAAAAAAAGTACTCCTCTAAACAGAAAAAGTACTAAAAAAGAGTACAAAAAGATAAAACCTACTCAAAAAACTGATGAAACTTCAGGTGTACGTCTTAATAAATACATTGCAAATTCTGGTATTTGTTCGCGTAGAGAAGCAGATACTTATATAGAACATGGTAGTGTTGAGGTAAACGGAAAATTAGTAACAGAAATGGGTTATAAAGTGCAACCTAACGATGTTGTTCGTTTTGATGGTACAGCAATTTCACCAGAACAAAAGAAATATATTTTACTAAATAAGCCAAAGAATTACATTACTACTATGGATGACGATCGTGGTCGTAAAACTGTAATGGAGTTAATTGCAAATGCATCTAAAGAAAGAATTTATCCTGTAGGTAGATTAGATAGAAATACAACGGGTTTGTTGTTGTTTACAAATGATGGTGATTTAGCAAAAAAGTTAACGCATCCTAAACACAATGTTCGTAAACTTTATCACGCTTCTCTAGACAGAAAATTAGATTTAAAAGATCTAGAAAAACTTAGAGGAGAAGTAATTATAGAAGGCAGAAAAGTATTTATTGATGCTGTTTCTTATGTAAATGGAGAACCAAAAACAGAAATTGGTATAGAAATTCATTCTGGTAGAAACAGAATTGTTCGTAAAATATTTGAGCACGTTGGTTATAAAGTAAATAAATTAGATAGAGTTATTTTTGCTGAATTAACGAAGAAAAATTTACCAAGAGGTAGATGGAGAGAACTTACAAATTTAGAGGTTACAAATCTCCAAATAATGAAATAA
- a CDS encoding geranylgeranylglycerol-phosphate geranylgeranyltransferase, whose amino-acid sequence MSSSKTKTFLKKIFSLLSVIRGYNILVLIFAQYLASIFIFSSEHSAASVFFDLHLFYIVIATVCVVASGYIINNFYDSQVDRINRPLKSGLDNYIKQETKLSLYFTLNFIGFVFGFLVSWKAALFFAIYIFAIWFYSHNLKKHPFRGLLSATILTILPFFAIFVYYKNFSKIIFVHAVFLFLVIMLRELIKELENLTGAIANNYKTFTVSYGEKTTKKLCFALLFLTIFPVVILFSYPELSYMKYYFYLALITLIFVGFYLSKSTKRSQYRFLHNTLKLLLLVGVFSLVFIDTSLIIEKVIDKLN is encoded by the coding sequence ATGAGTTCTTCAAAAACGAAGACTTTTTTAAAAAAAATATTCAGCTTATTATCTGTTATAAGAGGTTATAATATTTTAGTATTGATTTTTGCGCAATACTTAGCGTCTATTTTTATATTTTCGTCAGAACACTCAGCAGCTTCTGTTTTTTTTGATTTACACTTATTTTATATAGTAATAGCAACTGTTTGTGTGGTGGCTTCTGGTTATATTATCAACAATTTTTATGATAGTCAAGTAGATCGAATTAATAGACCCTTAAAATCGGGTTTAGATAATTATATTAAACAAGAAACTAAATTATCGCTGTATTTTACCTTAAATTTTATAGGTTTTGTATTTGGCTTTTTAGTTTCTTGGAAAGCCGCTTTATTTTTTGCTATTTATATTTTTGCTATTTGGTTTTATTCGCACAATTTAAAGAAACATCCTTTTAGAGGTTTGTTATCTGCAACAATACTTACAATTTTACCTTTTTTTGCCATTTTTGTATATTATAAAAATTTCTCAAAAATTATTTTTGTTCATGCTGTTTTCTTGTTTTTGGTGATAATGCTCAGAGAATTAATTAAAGAATTAGAGAATTTGACAGGTGCAATTGCTAATAATTACAAGACTTTTACAGTTTCTTATGGAGAGAAAACTACAAAGAAATTATGTTTTGCACTTCTATTTTTAACTATATTTCCAGTTGTTATTTTATTCAGTTATCCTGAGTTAAGTTATATGAAGTATTATTTTTATTTGGCTTTAATAACTTTAATTTTTGTTGGCTTTTATCTATCAAAATCAACAAAAAGAAGTCAATATCGATTTTTACATAACACACTAAAGTTATTGCTTCTTGTTGGGGTTTTTAGTTTGGTTTTTATTGATACTTCTTTAATCATTGAAAAAGTGATAGATAAATTGAATTAA
- a CDS encoding mevalonate kinase yields MRGPLFYAKILLFGEYGIIKDSKGLAIPYNTYRGALKTSDNLEGVSQKSNASLHQFYSYISNLNSDLVSFNLNEFKTDLENGMYFDSSIPQGYGVGSSGALVASIYDKYANDKITVLENLTREKLLKLKAVFSLMESFFHGNSSGLDPLNSYLSLPILINSKENIEPAGIPSQKEGKGAVFLLDSEQAGETEPMVNIFMNKMKNEGFRKMLSEEFAIHTDACIEDFLQGNVKSLFSNVKSLSKVVLKNFKPMIPDAFHKVWAKGISTNDYYLKLCGSGGGGYILGFTQDYEKAQKSLENYKLELVYRF; encoded by the coding sequence ATGAGAGGACCTTTATTTTATGCTAAAATTCTACTTTTTGGAGAATATGGAATTATTAAAGATTCTAAAGGTTTAGCAATACCATATAATACTTACAGAGGTGCTTTAAAAACTTCAGATAATTTAGAAGGTGTTTCTCAAAAATCAAATGCTAGTTTACATCAATTTTACAGCTATATTTCTAATTTAAATTCAGATTTAGTTTCTTTTAATTTAAATGAGTTTAAAACGGATTTAGAAAACGGCATGTATTTCGACTCTTCTATTCCACAAGGTTATGGAGTTGGTAGTTCTGGAGCTTTAGTAGCTTCTATTTACGATAAATATGCGAATGATAAAATTACAGTTTTAGAGAATTTAACAAGAGAAAAGTTGTTAAAATTAAAAGCTGTTTTTTCTTTAATGGAATCTTTTTTTCACGGAAATAGTTCTGGCTTAGATCCTTTAAATTCTTATTTAAGTTTACCAATTTTAATCAATTCTAAAGAAAATATAGAACCTGCTGGCATTCCGTCTCAAAAAGAAGGAAAAGGAGCTGTTTTCTTATTAGATTCTGAACAAGCAGGAGAAACTGAGCCAATGGTTAACATTTTTATGAATAAGATGAAAAACGAAGGTTTTAGAAAAATGTTAAGCGAAGAGTTTGCTATACATACAGATGCTTGTATCGAAGATTTTTTACAAGGCAATGTAAAATCTTTGTTTAGCAATGTAAAAAGCTTGTCTAAAGTAGTGCTAAAAAACTTTAAACCAATGATTCCTGATGCTTTTCATAAAGTGTGGGCAAAAGGTATCAGCACAAACGATTATTACTTAAAACTTTGTGGTTCTGGTGGTGGAGGTTACATTTTAGGTTTTACTCAAGATTATGAAAAAGCACAAAAAAGTCTAGAAAATTATAAATTAGAATTGGTTTATAGATTCTAA
- a CDS encoding toxin-antitoxin system YwqK family antitoxin, protein MKSSALVLGVIVIFLMSSFTKQETVWLDKNLKETSQTKAVYYKIGKKSNGIVTFYYKNKSTFRETFFVDGKLDGKFNEYYDSGNLKVDGKYKNGAKDGNWKSYYKNGKIKSKGRYKDGEKVGIWKFFYKND, encoded by the coding sequence ATGAAAAGTTCGGCTTTAGTTTTAGGTGTAATTGTTATTTTTTTAATGTCTTCTTTTACAAAGCAAGAAACTGTTTGGTTAGATAAAAATTTAAAAGAAACAAGCCAAACGAAAGCTGTTTACTATAAAATAGGTAAAAAGTCTAATGGAATAGTTACTTTTTATTACAAGAACAAATCAACCTTTAGAGAAACTTTTTTTGTTGATGGTAAATTGGATGGTAAATTCAATGAATATTACGATTCTGGAAACTTAAAAGTTGACGGAAAATATAAAAATGGTGCCAAAGATGGCAATTGGAAAAGCTATTATAAAAACGGAAAAATAAAATCGAAAGGAAGATATAAGGATGGTGAGAAAGTAGGGATTTGGAAATTTTTCTACAAAAATGATTGA
- a CDS encoding diphosphomevalonate/mevalonate 3,5-bisphosphate decarboxylase family protein: protein MNTDQFLVKSALKYIDKTSFTWQTPSNIALVKYWGKSNPQIPKNASISFTLNNCHTITKIDFQKKEKSAIVDFDLFFEGKPKEEFKPKIAEFFKRIQEYCPYIFEYKMIINSENSFPHSSGIASSASGLSAIARCLMSLEQEINPNLSSEFINKKASFLARLGSGSASRSIEGPLVVWGNHPEIEGSSDLFGVQFPYKVHPIFENYQDAILLVDKGEKQVSSTVGHNLMHNHPYAESRFLQANENLGKMSKILQEGDIKNFVNLVESEALTLHAMMLTSNPYFILMKPNTLEIINKIWEYRQEKNSNICFTLDAGANVHVLYPENEKESVNQFIENELSKFCQKNQYICDTVGFGAKEI, encoded by the coding sequence TTGAATACAGATCAATTTTTAGTAAAATCGGCATTAAAATATATTGATAAAACTTCTTTTACTTGGCAAACACCAAGTAATATTGCATTGGTAAAATATTGGGGAAAAAGCAATCCGCAAATTCCTAAAAATGCTTCTATAAGTTTTACATTAAACAATTGCCATACAATTACTAAAATTGATTTTCAGAAAAAAGAAAAATCAGCAATTGTAGATTTCGATTTATTTTTTGAAGGAAAACCAAAAGAAGAGTTTAAACCAAAAATTGCAGAATTTTTTAAAAGAATTCAAGAATATTGCCCATATATTTTTGAGTATAAAATGATAATTAATTCAGAAAATTCTTTTCCACATTCAAGCGGAATTGCATCTTCCGCAAGCGGATTAAGTGCTATTGCAAGATGTTTAATGAGTTTGGAACAAGAAATCAATCCAAATTTATCATCAGAATTTATCAACAAAAAAGCTTCTTTTTTAGCAAGATTGGGTTCTGGTTCTGCAAGCAGAAGTATAGAAGGGCCTTTGGTTGTTTGGGGAAATCACCCAGAAATAGAAGGGAGTTCAGATTTATTTGGTGTGCAGTTTCCTTATAAAGTTCATCCAATTTTCGAAAATTATCAAGATGCCATTTTATTGGTTGATAAAGGAGAAAAACAAGTTTCGAGTACAGTTGGGCATAATTTAATGCATAATCATCCGTATGCAGAAAGTCGTTTTTTACAAGCCAATGAAAACTTGGGTAAGATGTCTAAAATTCTTCAAGAAGGTGATATTAAAAATTTTGTCAATTTAGTAGAAAGTGAAGCTTTAACCTTGCATGCAATGATGTTAACTAGCAATCCGTATTTTATTTTGATGAAACCAAATACTTTAGAAATCATCAATAAAATTTGGGAATATCGTCAAGAAAAAAATAGTAATATCTGTTTTACTTTAGATGCAGGAGCAAATGTGCACGTTTTATATCCTGAAAATGAAAAAGAAAGTGTGAATCAATTTATTGAAAATGAGCTTTCTAAATTCTGTCAGAAAAATCAGTATATTTGTGATACTGTTGGTTTTGGAGCAAAAGAAATCTAA
- a CDS encoding helix-turn-helix transcriptional regulator: MDFKINTDTWFIFCILFIGILALFIFLYIAIPYRTRIKNTKRRHLRFHRKLDNFMRLEKKQKEEKIKNLEILNSKLKISLKDDLVKIINNNSQENLDSFFSNFEKLHPNFNETLFKIAPKLTSNELKLAAFLRLNLTSKEISKLLNINPDSVNKARYRLRKKLNLSAKEDLTTFIINA; the protein is encoded by the coding sequence TTGGATTTTAAAATAAATACAGATACTTGGTTCATTTTCTGCATCCTATTTATAGGTATTTTGGCATTGTTTATTTTCTTATACATTGCTATACCTTACAGAACTAGAATTAAAAATACTAAAAGAAGACACTTAAGATTTCATAGAAAATTAGATAATTTTATGCGATTAGAAAAAAAACAAAAAGAAGAAAAAATAAAGAATTTAGAGATTTTAAATAGTAAGTTGAAAATTTCATTAAAAGATGATTTAGTTAAAATTATAAACAATAATAGTCAAGAAAACTTAGATTCTTTTTTCTCTAATTTCGAAAAATTGCATCCTAATTTTAACGAAACTCTTTTTAAAATAGCGCCAAAACTAACATCAAACGAATTAAAATTAGCAGCTTTTTTACGATTAAATTTAACATCAAAAGAGATTAGTAAATTATTAAATATAAATCCTGATAGTGTTAACAAAGCAAGATATCGCTTAAGAAAAAAACTAAATTTATCTGCTAAAGAAGATTTAACCACATTTATTATAAATGCCTGA
- a CDS encoding alpha/beta hydrolase family protein has protein sequence MRTFEIILLILSIASIFYFSIRKNKTNKKIELPIILGLLAAHLIFEGFRWQMIPIYILLLIVTIYSYKELSLLKGKWFLKTIKIIGLLFLLIIGFILPNVLPVFDLPKTTGNYKVGSQYILLKTDRDEIITENIDDKRELMIKVWYPANIKNEEKEPYLNDGDRFSFAAKYGLPNSTFNYLNSVETNTYSSPKIVNEKFPILIFSHGSYSKASGYYAIIEEIVSHGYIVLNINHTYESTGTLFPDGSLKLYHQEYDQKYISNQKMAELAWNGTQNYNNAKTEEEKLAVSRDVLKNYIAAEITRNWSKDFVSVIDALETWNINSFLENHLNLSKIGVFGHSQGGSSAGQAILDDERISAGVNLDGVQWGEMIEKSLTKPFLNISSEWTPPHPNFNIFAYRNGNTAVFYDVKIKNSGHASFMDIPLMFNIPTLNESGTINKNEAYKIINETVISFFDNHLKDKQKDLLKLNEKYPALEIKIKK, from the coding sequence ATGAGAACTTTTGAAATCATTTTACTAATCCTTTCTATAGCTTCAATTTTTTATTTTTCTATCAGAAAAAACAAAACAAACAAAAAAATAGAATTGCCAATAATTTTAGGTTTGCTTGCAGCTCATCTAATTTTTGAAGGTTTCAGATGGCAAATGATTCCTATTTATATTTTATTGCTCATTGTTACAATTTATTCTTATAAAGAACTTTCTCTTTTAAAAGGAAAATGGTTTTTAAAAACGATAAAAATAATTGGTTTATTATTCTTATTAATTATCGGTTTTATACTGCCTAATGTTTTGCCAGTTTTTGATTTACCAAAAACCACTGGAAATTATAAAGTTGGTTCACAATACATTCTTCTAAAAACAGATAGAGATGAAATAATTACAGAAAATATAGATGATAAAAGGGAGTTAATGATAAAAGTTTGGTATCCTGCAAATATTAAAAATGAAGAAAAAGAACCTTATTTAAATGATGGAGATCGATTTAGTTTTGCTGCAAAATATGGTTTACCAAACAGTACTTTTAACTATTTAAATTCTGTTGAAACTAATACATATTCTAGTCCAAAAATTGTAAATGAAAAATTTCCAATTCTTATTTTTTCTCACGGTTCTTACTCTAAAGCTTCTGGCTATTATGCAATAATAGAAGAAATTGTAAGTCATGGCTATATTGTTTTAAACATAAATCACACCTACGAAAGTACTGGAACTTTATTTCCTGATGGAAGCCTAAAACTCTACCATCAAGAGTATGATCAAAAATATATTAGTAATCAAAAAATGGCTGAATTGGCTTGGAATGGAACACAAAATTACAACAATGCTAAAACTGAAGAAGAAAAATTAGCTGTATCTAGAGACGTTTTAAAAAACTATATAGCTGCAGAAATAACTAGAAATTGGTCTAAAGATTTTGTTTCAGTTATAGATGCTTTAGAAACTTGGAACATAAATTCTTTTTTAGAAAATCATCTAAATCTTTCAAAAATTGGTGTTTTTGGGCATTCTCAAGGTGGTTCTTCTGCAGGGCAAGCAATTTTAGATGATGAAAGAATTTCTGCTGGTGTAAATTTAGATGGCGTACAATGGGGAGAAATGATTGAAAAATCCCTTACAAAACCATTTTTAAATATTTCTTCAGAATGGACTCCCCCACATCCAAACTTCAACATTTTTGCATATAGAAATGGAAATACAGCCGTTTTTTATGACGTAAAAATAAAGAATTCTGGTCATGCAAGTTTTATGGATATTCCTTTAATGTTTAACATTCCAACTTTAAATGAATCAGGCACAATAAATAAAAACGAAGCTTATAAAATTATAAATGAAACAGTAATTTCTTTTTTTGATAATCACCTTAAAGATAAACAAAAGGATTTATTAAAGCTAAATGAGAAGTATCCTGCTTTAGAAATTAAAATCAAAAAATAG